One Arvicanthis niloticus isolate mArvNil1 chromosome 3, mArvNil1.pat.X, whole genome shotgun sequence DNA segment encodes these proteins:
- the LOC117705915 gene encoding olfactory receptor 11H6-like — MTSARNASHTVSHFILLGFPCRREIQIFLFSVFFMIYILTLLGNMAIVYAVHWDHRLHTPMYILLANFSFLEICYVNSDVPNMLVNFLSMTKTISFTRCLLQLYFFFSLGTTECLFLSIMAYDRFLAICRPLHYPTVMTTRCCGNLVIFCWVYGFLWFLIPVILITQLPFCGPNVIDDFLCDLGPLLALASVCVPIPGTVLICGTMSSLLIFGTFFYIIGSYTLVLRAVIRMPSSAGSKKAFSTCSSHLAVVFLFYGSVMITYVSPGSGQAKGMQKFTTLFYSVLTPFFNPMIYSLRNKEMKDALKKVVGGS; from the coding sequence ATGACCTCAGCCAGAAATGCCTCCCATACTGTGAGTCATTTCATCCTCTTAGGCTTCCCTTGCCGAAGAGAAATACAGATCTTCCTTTTCTCCGTATTCTTTATGATTTACATTTTGACTTTGCTTGGAAATATGGCAATTGTGTATGCAGTGCACTGGGATCATCGTCTTCATACACCTATGTACATTCTGCTGGCCAACTTCTCCTTCCTAGAGATATGCTACGTCAACTCTGATGTGCCAAACATGCTGGTCAACTTCCTCTCCATGACCAAAACCATCTCCTTCACTCGATGCCTACTCCAGTtgtatttcttcttctccctGGGCACAACTGAATGTCTATTTCTTTCCATCATGGCCTATGACAGGTTCCTGGCAATCTGTCGCCCATTGCACTACCCCACTGTCATGACTACTAGGTGCTGTGGCAATCTTGTCATATTTTGCTGGGTTTATGGGTTCCTCTGGTTTCTTATCCCAGTGATACTCATTACTCAGCTGCCATTTTGTGGACCAAATGTGATAGATGACTTTCTTTGTGACCTTGGTCCTTTGCTGGCTCTAGCTTCAGTCTGTGTCCCAATTCCAGGCACTGTTCTCATCTGTGGCACTATGAGTTCCCTCCTCATCTTTGgcacatttttttatattattggcTCATATACCTTAGTGCTGAGAGCCGTGATACGAATGCCTTCTTCTGCTGGGTCAAAGAAGGCATTCTCTACCTGTTCATCACACCTGGCTgttgtatttctattttatggtTCAGTAATGATAACATACGTAAGCCCAGGATCAGGACAAGCAAAGGGCATGCAGAAGTTCACAACTTTGTTCTATTCAGTTTTGACTCCTTTCTTCAACCCCATGATCTACAGcctgagaaataaagaaatgaaagatgctTTGAAAAAAGTAGTAGGAGGTTCTTAG